One segment of Candidatus Cloacimonadota bacterium DNA contains the following:
- the rimM gene encoding 16S rRNA processing protein RimM: KEEAHELVKAQLMVAEDMLPVLEEDEFYPNQLVNYTVITNDGVFIGKVSDILSTPGQDILIIPNDDKEIMIPFCDEFIKVINHDEKKIMIEPIEGLLNAH, translated from the coding sequence AAAGAAGAAGCCCACGAACTGGTCAAAGCACAATTAATGGTAGCGGAAGATATGCTTCCAGTTCTGGAAGAAGATGAATTTTATCCTAACCAGCTTGTTAACTACACAGTTATTACAAACGATGGCGTGTTTATCGGAAAAGTATCAGATATATTATCAACTCCTGGACAGGACATCCTGATAATACCTAACGATGATAAAGAAATAATGATCCCCTTCTGTGATGAGTTCATAAAAGTTATTAATCACGATGAAAAGAAGATCATGATTGAACCGATCGAAGGTTTACTCAATGCACATTGA
- the trmD gene encoding tRNA (guanosine(37)-N1)-methyltransferase TrmD, translated as MHIDILTLFPEMFESPLAHSIVKRAIEREKLSIELINFRDFSDDKHKQVDDYPFGGAPGMVIKPQPIFDAIDFLKERRREIIDDAPFPLIYLTPQGERYNQKIAEELSNEKYLAILCGHYKDVDYRVREHLVTREISIGDYVLSGGELPAMIIIDSLARLQEGVLTNIESAYSDSFQEDSFDGPYYTRPREYRGYKVPDVLLSGNHKKIEEWQKKKRKRLKDKVKGVPHV; from the coding sequence ATGCACATTGATATTCTGACACTATTCCCTGAAATGTTTGAAAGTCCGCTTGCACACAGCATTGTGAAACGAGCTATTGAACGGGAAAAGCTCTCGATCGAACTGATTAATTTCCGAGATTTTTCAGATGACAAACATAAACAGGTTGATGACTACCCCTTTGGAGGAGCCCCGGGTATGGTCATTAAGCCACAACCTATTTTTGACGCAATTGATTTTCTTAAAGAAAGAAGAAGAGAAATAATAGATGATGCTCCTTTCCCTCTCATCTATTTAACTCCTCAAGGTGAAAGGTATAATCAGAAAATCGCTGAAGAATTAAGTAATGAAAAATATCTTGCAATTTTATGCGGACACTACAAGGATGTTGACTATCGTGTTCGTGAGCATCTTGTAACCAGAGAAATTTCAATCGGCGATTACGTGCTATCTGGTGGTGAGCTTCCAGCAATGATTATCATCGATTCGTTAGCTCGTCTTCAGGAAGGTGTACTTACGAACATCGAGTCTGCGTACAGTGACTCTTTTCAGGAAGACAGCTTTGATGGTCCATACTATACCAGACCGCGTGAATATCGAGGTTATAAGGTACCCGATGTGCTACTATCTGGTAATCATAAAAAAATCGAAGAATGGCAAAAAAAAAAGCGGAAAAGATTGAAAGATAAGGTGAAAGGAGTTCCACATGTATGA
- a CDS encoding RNA methyltransferase: MYDNLFLGLVHYPVYNKNKEIVTTSLTNLDIHDIARTCKTYGIKNYFIINPEPAQKEIFNKLQDFWRTGPGKQYNINRFDAFKLIEFVPDIESAKQWIKNRYSQDPIIITTSARLVPGSVSYKEMRRIIDRSFPKLILFGTGYGMSEELINSSNFHVLRIEGTGPYNHLSVRSAIAITLDRLIGNYE; encoded by the coding sequence ATGTATGATAATCTGTTTCTTGGATTAGTCCATTATCCTGTATATAACAAAAACAAAGAGATCGTTACAACTTCTCTCACCAATCTCGATATTCACGACATAGCTCGAACATGCAAAACCTATGGTATCAAGAATTACTTTATAATAAATCCCGAACCAGCGCAGAAAGAGATTTTTAATAAACTTCAGGATTTCTGGCGAACAGGTCCAGGTAAGCAATATAATATCAATCGATTTGATGCCTTTAAACTTATCGAGTTTGTCCCGGATATTGAATCCGCAAAACAGTGGATCAAAAATAGGTATTCACAGGATCCAATTATTATCACTACTTCTGCCAGATTAGTTCCCGGTAGTGTTTCTTACAAAGAGATGAGAAGAATAATAGATCGATCGTTTCCAAAGCTTATCCTTTTTGGAACCGGCTATGGTATGTCAGAGGAGTTAATAAACTCAAGTAATTTCCACGTTTTACGTATCGAAGGAACCGGTCCATATAATCATCTTTCAGTTCGCAGTGCTATTGCTATAACACTTGACAGGTTAATTGGCAATTACGAATAA
- the rplS gene encoding 50S ribosomal protein L19 — MDILYRVGQEQMNVDLPDFNTGDTIKVHYVIREFEKPRIQVFQGIVIQKKGSGINKTFTVRKISHGVAVERIFPLFSPLIQQIEIVRYGRVRRSKLLYLRKLRSKSTKVKRGKRPTVKNIAETITEE, encoded by the coding sequence ATGGATATTTTATATAGAGTTGGTCAAGAACAAATGAATGTAGATCTACCGGATTTTAATACCGGAGACACAATAAAAGTGCACTATGTAATTCGAGAATTCGAAAAACCACGTATCCAGGTTTTTCAAGGTATCGTAATCCAGAAGAAAGGTTCTGGAATCAATAAGACTTTTACCGTACGTAAGATCAGCCATGGTGTTGCAGTGGAACGTATTTTCCCTCTTTTTTCACCATTGATCCAACAAATTGAAATAGTACGTTATGGTCGTGTACGCCGCTCAAAACTTTTATATCTGAGAAAACTTCGAAGTAAAAGCACAAAGGTGAAACGAGGGAAAAGACCTACGGTAAAGAACATTGCTGAAACAATAACCGAAGAATAA
- a CDS encoding TrkA family potassium uptake protein, translating into MAQFGVIGLGRFGVTIAETLVKKGAEVIAIDNDEKKVEEARAFVTNAVCLDCTDEQALRAIDIGNVDAVVIAIGENIEVSVLSAAVLRKIGVGKILAKVDSELHARILSIMGVQRTIFPEQYVGREIANLLISQHIFTYTEISKEHSVVEIAVPAFFVGKSLKELDVRNKYNISIIAIKSTKPTVDELGNNILLEETNVLPSADDVLHKTDKIIIIGKNNDVDALVKMAEKHKVKE; encoded by the coding sequence ATGGCTCAATTTGGCGTTATCGGACTTGGTAGATTTGGTGTTACAATTGCTGAAACCCTTGTAAAAAAAGGCGCTGAAGTAATTGCGATCGACAATGACGAGAAGAAGGTCGAGGAAGCTCGTGCTTTTGTGACCAATGCTGTTTGTCTGGATTGTACAGACGAACAAGCGCTTCGTGCAATCGATATTGGAAACGTTGATGCTGTTGTCATCGCAATTGGAGAAAATATTGAAGTAAGCGTTCTTTCTGCAGCAGTTCTACGAAAAATCGGTGTGGGTAAAATTCTCGCAAAAGTCGATAGTGAGCTCCATGCCAGAATCCTTTCGATCATGGGAGTGCAACGCACAATTTTCCCTGAACAATATGTGGGTCGAGAAATTGCAAATCTGCTGATCTCTCAACATATTTTTACGTATACAGAAATTTCAAAAGAACATAGTGTCGTTGAAATCGCAGTACCGGCTTTCTTTGTGGGCAAAAGTCTTAAAGAACTCGATGTACGAAACAAATATAATATTAGTATCATTGCCATAAAAAGTACCAAACCCACCGTTGATGAACTTGGCAACAACATTCTCCTTGAAGAAACGAATGTTCTACCTTCTGCTGACGATGTACTCCATAAAACGGATAAGATCATCATCATTGGTAAAAATAATGATGTTGACGCTCTTGTAAAGATGGCAGAAAAACACAAGGTCAAGGAATAA
- a CDS encoding RluA family pseudouridine synthase, translating into MENHEQNDRFDREFTFAVRTEESIRIDKYLANLNINELYSRSFVDRLMKDGFVTLDGKPVKKSEHVQQNQIIHIKIPPPLKKDIFPENIELSFVYEDEYLAIIDKPVGMVVHPAPGHYHGTLVNAIMYHLKQLSEPDDPLRPGIVHRLDKDTSGLIIVAKNDLVHTKLKELFSNHQIQKTYIAFTMGNLENNEGTIRTYFGRNPVNSRKMSVIDEGKIAITHYEVIETFPGIDIVKIDLETGRTHQIRVHFSHLHHPVMGDTLYSTQKQMVNLVPERAKKIIKHLLANTIRRQALHAHQLEFIHPITNENIFVTSPIPQDMDNVVKIMRKSFYGSYI; encoded by the coding sequence ATGGAAAATCACGAGCAGAATGATAGGTTTGACAGGGAATTCACTTTCGCAGTTCGCACCGAAGAGAGTATCAGGATTGATAAGTATTTAGCGAACTTAAACATAAACGAACTGTATTCACGATCCTTTGTTGATCGACTTATGAAAGATGGTTTCGTGACACTTGACGGGAAACCGGTAAAAAAAAGCGAACATGTTCAGCAAAATCAGATCATTCATATAAAGATCCCACCTCCATTAAAAAAGGACATTTTCCCTGAAAATATTGAACTCTCATTTGTCTATGAGGATGAGTATTTAGCAATTATCGATAAACCTGTGGGTATGGTCGTTCATCCTGCTCCAGGTCACTATCATGGAACGCTCGTAAATGCTATCATGTATCATCTCAAGCAGCTTTCTGAACCTGATGATCCCCTACGCCCGGGTATCGTTCATCGACTTGATAAAGATACGTCCGGTTTAATCATCGTTGCAAAGAATGATCTCGTTCATACTAAGTTAAAAGAACTTTTTTCAAATCATCAAATTCAAAAAACATATATCGCTTTCACCATGGGAAACCTTGAAAACAATGAAGGTACGATCCGCACCTATTTTGGAAGGAATCCTGTCAATTCACGAAAAATGTCTGTTATTGATGAGGGTAAAATAGCGATTACACATTACGAAGTTATTGAAACCTTCCCCGGGATTGATATTGTAAAAATTGATCTTGAGACTGGTAGAACTCACCAGATACGAGTCCATTTTTCCCATCTTCATCATCCTGTGATGGGAGACACACTCTATTCAACGCAAAAACAGATGGTGAATCTCGTACCCGAACGAGCAAAAAAAATAATCAAGCACCTTCTGGCAAACACAATACGAAGACAGGCACTCCATGCTCATCAGCTTGAGTTCATACATCCTATAACAAACGAAAATATCTTTGTCACAAGCCCGATTCCTCAGGATATGGATAATGTTGTTAAGATCATGAGAAAAAGTTTTTACGGATCTTATATTTAA
- a CDS encoding aminopeptidase P family protein — translation MKKQFYLSNRKALLTLMPDKSFAVFSATLTDSGKLPVEFVQDANFFYLTGLKEANAQLIVAKYGKTEHAMLFIERNIPEMEVWIGKKLSKEEVQEISGVERVYYVDELPDVLHPIALSSSECFFDHVSSKINSNLTDSLSQLKELTTHYPTLNIRNTGQLITQLRAVKKKPEIEEMKEAIRITRDAILNIMKNTKPGMMEYELEAHFRLECVKNNAKQMAFSPIIASGKNATILHYEKNIGKVGKHDLVLTDVGVKWNEYCADITRTFPANGTFSKRQKEVYEAVLTINKEIIMKVKPCLTLKDLQDETIKLMKKALKQLKLIKKDEEFKKYYMHGVSHTLGLAAHDLVDRSKKLEEGWVITVEPGIYIPEEGIGVRIEDDILVTKNGYENLSEHIPKEISDIEDIMKK, via the coding sequence ATGAAAAAGCAATTTTATCTTTCAAATAGAAAAGCATTGCTTACATTGATGCCAGATAAAAGTTTTGCGGTTTTTTCTGCAACACTAACAGATTCCGGGAAATTACCGGTTGAATTCGTTCAGGATGCAAATTTCTTTTACCTGACAGGACTCAAAGAAGCAAATGCTCAACTCATTGTAGCAAAATATGGTAAAACAGAACATGCCATGCTCTTCATTGAGAGAAATATTCCTGAGATGGAAGTTTGGATTGGCAAGAAACTCTCAAAAGAAGAAGTGCAGGAGATATCCGGAGTTGAGAGGGTTTATTACGTTGATGAGTTGCCGGATGTATTACACCCGATTGCTCTCTCAAGCAGTGAATGTTTTTTTGACCATGTAAGCAGTAAGATCAACTCAAATCTGACGGATTCTCTTTCTCAATTGAAAGAGCTCACCACACATTATCCTACATTGAACATTCGCAATACCGGACAGCTCATTACACAGCTTCGAGCTGTTAAGAAAAAACCGGAAATAGAAGAGATGAAAGAGGCAATTCGTATCACTCGTGATGCAATTCTCAATATTATGAAGAATACGAAGCCGGGTATGATGGAGTATGAACTGGAAGCTCATTTCAGGCTTGAATGCGTAAAAAATAATGCGAAACAAATGGCATTTTCCCCCATCATTGCCAGCGGTAAAAATGCCACCATTCTACACTATGAAAAGAATATCGGAAAAGTTGGTAAACATGACCTTGTTCTTACGGATGTTGGTGTAAAATGGAATGAATATTGTGCAGATATCACACGAACATTTCCTGCAAACGGCACTTTCTCAAAGCGTCAAAAAGAAGTGTATGAAGCAGTGCTCACCATAAATAAGGAAATTATCATGAAAGTAAAACCCTGTCTTACTCTGAAAGATCTTCAGGATGAAACTATTAAATTGATGAAAAAGGCACTCAAGCAGTTAAAACTCATCAAGAAAGATGAAGAATTCAAGAAGTATTACATGCACGGAGTAAGTCATACACTTGGTCTTGCCGCGCATGATCTGGTGGATCGATCCAAAAAACTGGAAGAGGGATGGGTCATTACTGTTGAGCCAGGGATTTACATTCCCGAAGAAGGCATCGGCGTCAGAATTGAAGACGACATACTTGTTACAAAGAACGGGTATGAGAATCTTTCCGAGCACATACCTAAAGAAATATCTGATATTGAAGATATCATGAAAAAGTAA
- the coaD gene encoding pantetheine-phosphate adenylyltransferase, whose amino-acid sequence MKEIAIYPGTFDPITNGHIDIIERAARIFNKVVIGVAEETYKDCLFTLEERVELAHECTKHIPNVTVEAFSGLAVEYVRKRQSSVMIRGLRAVSDFEYELQIALANRTLSEEVETVFLIPHSKYLYLSSTLVKQIISSGGSIREYVPKSISEKMLSKYLKKD is encoded by the coding sequence ATGAAAGAAATTGCAATATATCCCGGAACCTTCGATCCGATAACAAATGGACATATTGATATTATAGAAAGGGCTGCACGAATTTTTAATAAAGTTGTTATCGGCGTTGCTGAAGAAACATACAAAGACTGCCTGTTTACTCTTGAGGAACGGGTCGAACTTGCGCATGAATGCACCAAACATATTCCAAACGTAACGGTTGAAGCATTCTCAGGACTTGCTGTCGAGTATGTTAGGAAAAGACAAAGTTCTGTTATGATCCGTGGACTACGTGCGGTATCTGACTTTGAATATGAACTCCAGATCGCTCTGGCAAACAGGACTCTTTCCGAAGAGGTTGAAACCGTTTTTCTCATCCCTCATAGTAAATATCTTTACCTCAGCTCCACACTCGTCAAACAGATCATTAGCTCCGGGGGTTCGATCAGAGAGTATGTTCCTAAATCAATAAGTGAAAAAATGTTGAGTAAGTACTTAAAGAAAGATTAA